From Luteococcus japonicus, one genomic window encodes:
- a CDS encoding Na+/H+ antiporter family protein: MNAVVLAVVVMLALSFARVHVVISLILGALVGGISAGMGMTRTMESFTEGIANGASIALSYVMLGAFAVAIARSGMPQAFASWVIRKAGDEDSARSKGLKWGLLGVLLVAAIMSQNLVPIHIAFIPLLVPPLLLVFNRFDVDRRLLACIMTFGLVTTYMYLPYGFGNVFLNDILLANIDKAGLETDGINVMKAMGIPALGMASGLLVAVLFSYRKPRHYEDRPIEGQGDVHLGEPVSTYRIGVALAAVVLCLVVQIWADSLLLGALVGFAVFVAARVIKWSEADAVFDSGMKMMAMIGFIMIAAQGFAQVMTDTGQVDSLVKASADIFGGSKLMGSFVMLLVGLLVTMGIGSSFSTLPIITTIFVPLCASLGFSPLATVSIIGTAGALGDAGSPASDSTLGPTAGLNADGQHDHIRDTVLPTFLHYNIPLLLAGWVASMVL, encoded by the coding sequence ATGAATGCCGTCGTGCTCGCCGTTGTCGTCATGCTCGCCCTGTCCTTCGCGAGGGTGCACGTCGTGATCTCCCTGATCCTCGGGGCCCTGGTGGGCGGGATCAGCGCCGGGATGGGCATGACCCGCACCATGGAGTCATTCACCGAGGGCATCGCCAACGGCGCCTCGATTGCCCTGAGCTACGTGATGCTGGGCGCCTTCGCCGTCGCCATCGCCCGCTCCGGCATGCCGCAGGCGTTCGCCTCGTGGGTGATCCGCAAGGCAGGCGACGAGGACAGCGCCCGCAGCAAGGGTCTCAAGTGGGGCCTGCTGGGCGTGCTGCTGGTGGCCGCCATCATGAGCCAGAACCTGGTGCCCATCCACATCGCCTTCATCCCGCTGCTGGTGCCGCCGCTGTTGCTGGTCTTCAACCGCTTCGACGTGGACCGTCGCCTGCTGGCCTGCATCATGACCTTCGGCCTGGTCACCACCTACATGTACCTGCCCTACGGCTTCGGCAATGTCTTCCTCAACGACATCCTGCTCGCCAACATCGACAAGGCCGGTCTGGAGACCGACGGCATCAACGTGATGAAGGCGATGGGCATCCCGGCGCTGGGCATGGCCTCCGGCCTGCTGGTCGCGGTGCTGTTCAGCTACCGCAAGCCCCGCCACTACGAGGACCGCCCGATCGAGGGCCAGGGCGACGTGCACCTGGGCGAGCCGGTCAGCACCTACCGGATCGGCGTCGCGCTGGCGGCCGTGGTGCTGTGCCTCGTCGTCCAGATCTGGGCCGACTCCCTGCTGCTGGGTGCCCTGGTGGGCTTCGCCGTCTTCGTCGCCGCCCGGGTGATCAAGTGGAGCGAGGCCGACGCCGTCTTCGACTCCGGCATGAAGATGATGGCCATGATCGGCTTCATCATGATTGCCGCGCAGGGCTTCGCCCAGGTGATGACCGACACCGGCCAGGTGGACTCCCTGGTCAAGGCCAGCGCCGACATCTTCGGCGGTTCCAAGCTGATGGGATCCTTCGTGATGCTGCTGGTCGGCCTGCTGGTGACCATGGGCATCGGCTCCTCCTTCTCCACCCTGCCGATCATCACCACCATCTTCGTGCCGCTGTGCGCGTCACTGGGCTTCTCGCCGTTGGCGACCGTCTCCATCATCGGCACCGCCGGCGCGCTGGGTGACGCGGGTTCTCCCGCCTCGGACTCGACGCTCGGCCCCACCGCCGGCCTCAACGCCGACGGCCAGCACGACCACATCCGTGACACGGTCCTGCCGACCTTCCTGCACTACAACATCCCGCTGCTACTGGCCGGTTGGGTCGCTTCGATGGTCCTCTGA
- a CDS encoding cutinase family protein, which translates to MTLTALRSRAVALAVACGLSGVCLAGPAVPVPGASAAGTWSSEVLSSSEAMGGGCAEQLFVGVRGSGEPAPFGPTIASVRDQLSATVPLRTTVVFVEYPAVSPHTMTQEEAESQLLDQDPVRAGYADSVARGVANLTELVMWSAQSCPKQKVVLAGFSQGAQVITTAMGAPRVGGAVTTALLLGNPSHFPGQNVRELDQQVDTPAIGLAAALDYLRAKSLPTPTTDRRTAVHNLITHVFELQKGTVTTADLAGTLQRTRAVLPAEGYATTFSVCQSEDMVCDAAPAMSRIMASSSTLSDEFSRSRTVHNGYGPVVARQSLTEMARILNAGPSSSAPAPAPAEATTSSTASSTPASMERAGKFVARPWVAASLGALAMAVLGLVGSLVWRRFGGGASR; encoded by the coding sequence ATGACCCTGACCGCGCTCCGCAGCCGGGCCGTCGCACTGGCCGTGGCATGTGGTCTGTCCGGCGTCTGTCTGGCCGGGCCGGCCGTCCCCGTGCCCGGGGCCAGCGCTGCCGGAACCTGGTCCTCCGAGGTACTCTCGTCGTCGGAGGCCATGGGCGGTGGCTGCGCCGAACAGCTCTTCGTGGGGGTTCGCGGTTCCGGGGAGCCGGCGCCCTTCGGGCCCACCATCGCGTCGGTCCGGGACCAACTCTCGGCCACCGTCCCGCTGCGCACCACCGTCGTCTTCGTGGAGTACCCGGCAGTGTCACCGCACACGATGACCCAGGAGGAGGCCGAGAGCCAGCTGCTCGACCAGGACCCGGTGCGGGCTGGCTATGCGGATTCGGTGGCTCGGGGCGTGGCGAACCTGACCGAGCTGGTCATGTGGTCGGCGCAGTCCTGCCCGAAGCAGAAGGTGGTGCTGGCCGGCTTCTCCCAGGGCGCGCAGGTCATCACCACCGCCATGGGAGCCCCGCGGGTGGGAGGGGCTGTGACCACGGCGCTGCTGCTGGGCAACCCGTCGCACTTCCCGGGCCAGAACGTGCGCGAGCTCGACCAGCAGGTGGACACCCCGGCCATCGGGCTGGCCGCCGCCCTCGACTACCTGCGTGCCAAGTCCTTGCCAACTCCCACCACCGACCGCCGCACTGCCGTGCACAACCTGATCACCCATGTCTTCGAACTCCAGAAGGGCACCGTGACCACGGCAGACCTGGCCGGCACGCTGCAGCGCACCCGAGCGGTGCTCCCGGCCGAGGGTTATGCCACCACCTTCTCGGTCTGCCAGAGCGAGGACATGGTCTGCGACGCGGCGCCCGCGATGTCCCGGATCATGGCGTCCTCGAGCACCCTGAGCGACGAGTTCTCGCGCAGCCGCACGGTGCACAACGGCTATGGACCCGTGGTGGCCCGCCAGTCGCTGACCGAGATGGCGCGCATCCTCAATGCCGGGCCGAGCAGCAGCGCCCCGGCCCCGGCACCAGCCGAGGCGACGACCAGCTCCACCGCATCCTCCACCCCGGCCTCGATGGAGCGGGCCGGGAAGTTCGTCGCCCGGCCATGGGTCGCGGCCAGCCTCGGGGCGCTGGCGATGGCCGTCCTCGGGCTCGTCGGATCACTGGTGTGGCGGCGCTTCGGCGGGGGTGCTTCCCGATGA
- a CDS encoding LmeA family phospholipid-binding protein, translating to MSLRRPSRRALALSGAVLAMVLALVVADWVVRRTVEQRVAAAAESVVGTRPSVEIGGWSALVGLATDRWSSVRLTAEQASSTIEGQDVRLAMDLEGQGVEGLARGETITTRRAVGHATLGWQDLGRLAHIRLAPAGDGGVVATTDVTVMGERVPMRVVSRPTIAVDAQQLHLMEASATLDGVDVPPDVVKGMLPRVQSRVALPALPGMRFVTVQAETDGARLGVDGRDLSLRRP from the coding sequence ATGAGCCTTCGCCGCCCTTCGCGCAGGGCACTCGCCCTGTCTGGCGCCGTGCTGGCGATGGTGCTCGCGCTGGTGGTCGCCGACTGGGTGGTGCGGCGCACCGTGGAGCAGCGGGTGGCCGCCGCGGCGGAATCCGTCGTGGGCACCCGCCCGAGCGTCGAGATCGGTGGCTGGTCTGCGCTGGTCGGCCTGGCCACGGACCGCTGGTCCAGCGTGCGGCTCACCGCGGAGCAGGCGAGTTCGACCATCGAGGGGCAGGACGTGCGGCTGGCGATGGACCTGGAGGGCCAGGGGGTGGAGGGTCTTGCCCGGGGCGAGACGATCACCACCCGGCGCGCCGTGGGCCATGCGACGCTCGGATGGCAGGACCTGGGCAGGCTGGCCCACATCAGGCTGGCCCCCGCGGGCGACGGTGGCGTCGTGGCCACCACCGATGTCACGGTGATGGGGGAGAGGGTCCCGATGCGGGTCGTCTCGCGCCCCACCATCGCCGTCGACGCGCAGCAGCTGCACCTGATGGAGGCCTCGGCCACTCTCGACGGGGTGGACGTGCCACCCGACGTCGTCAAGGGAATGCTGCCCCGGGTGCAGTCCAGGGTCGCTCTTCCGGCGCTGCCGGGGATGCGTTTCGTGACGGTGCAGGCGGAGACCGACGGGGCGCGGCTCGGGGTGGACGGCCGGGACCTGAGCCTTCGTCGGCCCTGA
- a CDS encoding potassium channel family protein yields MFSKQQIGSPDTALVVGLGRFGRAAARRLNELGVEVLGIDRDPALVSRLALELDNVLVLDATDAEALDQVGLGHVTVAVVGMAHVEASVVTVLKLKEFGIKEVWAKASSQTHGEILHRVGADHVIYPEAAAGLRVAHAVARHLIDYFEFEDGFAIARVTAPPSTWERSLAESGVRTEYRVTVVGVKREGEPFHYAEPDTVIREGDHLIISGTKPDLDRFASQG; encoded by the coding sequence ATGTTCAGCAAGCAACAGATCGGTTCGCCCGACACGGCACTGGTGGTGGGCCTCGGCCGCTTCGGCCGGGCCGCCGCCCGACGACTCAACGAACTGGGGGTCGAGGTGCTCGGCATCGACCGGGACCCCGCCCTGGTCTCGCGGCTGGCCCTCGAGCTCGACAACGTCCTGGTGCTCGATGCGACCGACGCGGAGGCGCTCGACCAGGTGGGCCTGGGCCACGTGACGGTGGCTGTGGTGGGCATGGCCCACGTGGAGGCCTCGGTGGTCACGGTCCTCAAGCTCAAGGAATTCGGCATCAAGGAGGTGTGGGCCAAGGCCTCCTCCCAGACCCACGGGGAGATCCTGCACCGGGTGGGCGCCGACCACGTCATCTACCCAGAGGCCGCGGCGGGACTGCGCGTGGCACACGCGGTGGCGCGCCACCTGATCGACTACTTCGAGTTCGAGGACGGCTTCGCGATCGCCCGGGTCACCGCACCGCCCAGCACCTGGGAGCGGTCCCTCGCCGAATCGGGCGTGCGGACCGAGTACCGGGTCACCGTCGTCGGGGTGAAGAGGGAGGGCGAACCCTTCCACTATGCCGAACCGGACACGGTGATCCGCGAGGGAGACCACCTGATCATCTCGGGCACCAAACCAGACCTGGACCGCTTCGCCTCGCAGGGCTGA
- a CDS encoding TrkH family potassium uptake protein — protein sequence MRRIFSQRPGRLVPLAYLVGWLTGTALLLLPAATTPGNHTGWWQASFTAMSALCITGLAVVDTATHWSPLGQVVILALVQLGGFGIMTLTSMLLFHVVRRVDHRTARLAQTETRSTITGIENIPRRILTMTMAAEGAIMVLLTGRFLCLGYELPSALWRGFFHAVSAFNNAGFALYSDNLVSFNADPFVILPICVAIVAGGLGFPVYLELLERHRGHTSRRVPSVHLRLTVLGTLALLVAGYLTFVVFEWNNPGTLGGQSWSGKALGALGGSVFPRTAGFNSIDYAQASQPTLAINFGLMLIGGGSAGTAGGIKVTTVAVLLLAVSTEIAGEAKTVFGGRKISSALTRQALAVTTLATAVVFTAILVLASLENQPLHALTFEVISAFGTVGLSMNLTPLLRPGSWAVLMVLMFLGRVGPVTVATALALHSRPRRYEVPQEDPLVG from the coding sequence GTGCGTAGAATCTTCTCGCAGCGCCCCGGACGGCTGGTCCCGCTGGCCTACCTGGTCGGCTGGCTCACCGGCACCGCCCTGCTGCTGCTTCCCGCCGCCACCACGCCGGGCAACCACACCGGGTGGTGGCAGGCCTCCTTCACCGCGATGTCGGCGCTGTGCATCACGGGCCTGGCCGTGGTCGACACCGCAACCCACTGGAGCCCGCTGGGCCAGGTGGTCATCCTGGCACTGGTCCAGCTCGGCGGCTTCGGCATCATGACCCTGACCAGCATGCTGCTCTTCCATGTGGTGCGCCGGGTGGACCATCGCACGGCCCGCCTGGCGCAGACCGAGACCCGCTCCACGATCACCGGGATCGAGAACATCCCTCGCCGCATCCTGACCATGACGATGGCCGCGGAGGGCGCCATCATGGTGCTGCTCACCGGACGTTTCCTCTGCCTCGGGTACGAGCTGCCCTCCGCCCTGTGGCGGGGCTTCTTCCACGCCGTCTCGGCCTTCAACAATGCCGGCTTCGCGCTCTACTCGGACAATCTCGTCAGCTTCAACGCCGACCCCTTCGTGATACTGCCGATCTGTGTGGCCATCGTGGCCGGCGGCCTGGGCTTCCCCGTCTACCTGGAACTGCTGGAAAGGCACCGGGGCCACACCAGCCGGCGCGTCCCCTCCGTGCACCTGCGCCTGACGGTGCTGGGCACGCTGGCCCTGCTGGTGGCGGGTTACCTCACCTTCGTCGTCTTCGAATGGAACAATCCCGGCACCCTGGGCGGGCAGTCGTGGTCCGGCAAGGCCCTCGGCGCGCTCGGTGGGAGCGTCTTCCCACGCACTGCCGGCTTCAACTCCATCGACTACGCCCAGGCCAGCCAACCGACGCTGGCCATCAACTTCGGGTTGATGCTGATCGGTGGTGGTTCGGCGGGCACAGCCGGCGGCATCAAGGTGACAACCGTCGCGGTGCTCCTGCTCGCCGTCTCCACCGAGATCGCCGGCGAGGCCAAGACCGTCTTCGGTGGGCGAAAGATCAGCTCGGCCCTGACCCGTCAGGCCCTGGCGGTGACCACCTTGGCCACCGCCGTCGTCTTCACCGCGATCCTGGTGCTGGCAAGCCTGGAGAATCAGCCGCTGCATGCCCTGACCTTCGAGGTGATCAGCGCCTTCGGCACCGTGGGACTGTCGATGAACCTGACACCCCTGCTCCGCCCGGGATCATGGGCCGTGCTGATGGTGCTGATGTTCCTGGGCCGCGTCGGCCCCGTCACGGTGGCCACCGCCCTGGCCTTGCACAGCCGCCCACGCCGCTACGAAGTTCCCCAAGAAGACCCCCTGGTCGGATAG
- a CDS encoding ribonuclease J — protein sequence MARNRSNQTRKPRPRTGEPAPAEKGVLRLIPLGGLGEVGRNMHVLEFDGRMLIIDCGVLFPDPDQPGIDVILPDFAWIADRLDDVEGIVLTHGHEDHIGGVPYLLQLRPDIPLIGSGLTLALISAKLQEYRIKPVLRTVREGDRVHIGTFDCEFAAVNHSIPDGLAVFVRTAGGTVLNTGDFKMDQFPLDERITDLRAFARFGEEGVDVFMPDSTNAEVPGFTTGERDLAPAIAEVFRTSPKRIIVSSFASHVHRIQQVIDAAQEHGRKVAFVGRSMVRNMGIARDLGYLKIPEGVLVDHRDLTRMPDNKTVLICTGSQGEPMAALARIAKNDHQIKVGPGDTVLLASSLIPGNESSIYNIINQLSELGANVVHKGNAKVHTSGHASAGELAYCHNIIKPRNVLPIHGEWRHLDAQASIAKRTGVPEDHVVVVRDGAVIDLVKGRIQVVGQVPARQVFVEGGQVDVVNDDTLAERRALAEDGMVTVLLFIDPKTGNIVEDPEYISKGTLPSDEEFQELTPKIQKALHSAVAAGRTEQEQLEHEVRRTVTNWFQRGRRSSPVVIPVVVDA from the coding sequence ATGGCTCGAAATCGTTCCAACCAGACCCGCAAGCCCCGCCCACGCACCGGCGAACCCGCCCCCGCAGAGAAGGGCGTGCTGCGCCTCATCCCACTCGGTGGCCTGGGTGAGGTGGGCCGCAACATGCACGTCCTCGAATTCGACGGACGCATGCTCATCATCGACTGCGGAGTCCTCTTCCCGGACCCCGACCAGCCCGGCATCGACGTGATCCTGCCGGACTTCGCCTGGATCGCAGACCGCCTCGACGACGTCGAGGGCATCGTGCTCACCCACGGCCACGAGGACCACATCGGCGGCGTGCCCTACCTGCTGCAGCTGCGCCCCGACATCCCGCTGATCGGCTCCGGGCTGACGCTGGCCCTGATCAGCGCCAAGCTGCAGGAGTACCGGATCAAGCCCGTGCTCCGCACCGTCCGCGAGGGCGACCGCGTCCACATCGGCACCTTCGACTGCGAGTTCGCCGCGGTGAACCACTCCATCCCTGATGGTCTGGCCGTCTTCGTCCGCACCGCGGGCGGCACGGTGCTGAACACCGGCGACTTCAAGATGGACCAGTTCCCGCTGGACGAGCGCATCACGGACCTGCGCGCCTTCGCCCGCTTCGGGGAGGAGGGCGTCGACGTCTTCATGCCCGACTCCACCAATGCCGAGGTGCCCGGCTTCACCACCGGCGAGCGTGACCTGGCCCCCGCCATCGCCGAGGTCTTCCGCACCTCCCCGAAGCGGATCATCGTCTCCAGCTTCGCCAGCCACGTGCACCGCATCCAGCAGGTGATCGACGCCGCCCAGGAGCATGGCCGCAAGGTGGCCTTCGTCGGCCGCTCCATGGTGCGCAACATGGGCATCGCACGCGACCTCGGCTACCTCAAGATCCCCGAGGGCGTGCTGGTGGACCACCGCGACCTCACCCGGATGCCCGACAACAAGACCGTGCTGATCTGCACCGGTTCGCAGGGCGAGCCGATGGCGGCCCTGGCCCGGATCGCCAAGAACGACCACCAGATCAAGGTGGGCCCCGGTGACACCGTGCTTCTGGCCAGCTCGCTGATCCCCGGCAACGAGAGCTCCATCTACAACATCATCAATCAGCTCTCCGAACTGGGCGCCAATGTGGTGCACAAGGGCAATGCCAAGGTGCACACCTCCGGCCACGCCTCGGCGGGCGAGCTGGCCTACTGCCACAACATCATCAAGCCCCGCAATGTGCTGCCGATCCACGGCGAGTGGCGCCACCTGGACGCCCAGGCCAGCATCGCCAAGCGCACCGGCGTCCCGGAGGACCACGTCGTCGTCGTGCGCGACGGTGCGGTGATCGACCTGGTCAAGGGCCGGATCCAGGTGGTCGGGCAGGTTCCCGCCCGCCAGGTCTTCGTCGAGGGCGGCCAGGTGGACGTCGTCAATGACGACACCCTCGCCGAGCGTCGCGCCCTGGCCGAGGACGGCATGGTCACCGTGCTGCTCTTCATCGATCCGAAGACCGGCAACATCGTCGAGGACCCCGAGTACATCAGCAAGGGCACCCTGCCCAGCGACGAGGAGTTCCAGGAGCTCACGCCAAAGATCCAGAAGGCACTGCACAGTGCCGTGGCCGCAGGCCGCACGGAGCAGGAGCAGCTGGAGCACGAGGTGCGCCGCACCGTCACCAACTGGTTCCAGCGCGGCCGCCGCAGCAGCCCCGTGGTGATCCCGGTGGTCGTCGACGCCTGA
- a CDS encoding peptide chain release factor 3 encodes MSADTTELLNQAARRRTFAVISHPDAGKSTLTEALLLHAHVLNEAGATHGKAGRKATVSDWMEMEKDRGISISSSAIQFTHDGLVFNVVDTPGHADFSEDTYRVLTAVDSVIMLLDAAKGMEPQTMKLFGVCKQRGIPIITVINKWDRPGHDALALLDEVQERTGMRPTPLTWPVGISGDFHGVLDIRSGEYVQYTRTPGGSTLAIEKRMTPQQAEAAMGETWTTAVEEAELLTLDGYEHDLEDYLAQRSTVVLFAAAVLNFGIGQLLDVLSELAPPPHARPDADGAPRPLEAPFSAQVFKVQAGMDRNHRDRLAFARICSGIFHRGDVVTRAATGRQLATKYASGVFGRERETIEEAWPGDVIGLVNAGDVRAGDSLYLEEPVTFPEIPTFPPEHFRQASAMDPSKHKQFQRGIEQLDQEGVIQVLRSERRPSQMPILAAVGPMQFEVVSHRMEHEFHAPIRLDQLPLGLAMGIQKQDAPAVDAYPGAEAAERSDGTWLALFADSWQARWFGQRNPDVTLESLTHDHAGPAGT; translated from the coding sequence TTGTCCGCGGACACCACAGAACTGCTCAACCAGGCGGCGCGTCGCCGCACCTTCGCGGTGATCAGCCACCCCGACGCCGGCAAGTCGACCCTCACCGAGGCACTCCTCCTCCACGCGCACGTGCTCAACGAGGCCGGCGCCACGCATGGCAAGGCCGGCCGCAAGGCCACGGTCAGCGACTGGATGGAGATGGAGAAGGACCGTGGCATCTCCATCAGTTCTTCAGCCATCCAGTTCACCCATGACGGGCTGGTCTTCAATGTGGTCGACACCCCCGGCCACGCCGACTTCTCCGAGGACACCTACCGGGTGCTGACCGCCGTCGACAGCGTCATCATGCTGCTGGACGCCGCCAAGGGCATGGAGCCGCAGACCATGAAGCTCTTCGGCGTCTGCAAGCAACGCGGCATCCCGATCATCACCGTGATCAACAAGTGGGACCGGCCGGGCCACGACGCACTGGCACTGCTCGACGAGGTGCAGGAGCGCACGGGCATGCGCCCCACCCCGCTGACCTGGCCCGTCGGCATCTCCGGCGACTTCCACGGTGTGCTGGACATCCGCAGCGGCGAGTACGTCCAGTACACCCGCACCCCGGGCGGCAGCACGCTGGCCATCGAGAAGAGGATGACGCCGCAGCAGGCCGAGGCTGCCATGGGCGAGACCTGGACCACCGCCGTCGAGGAGGCCGAACTGCTGACCCTGGACGGTTACGAACACGACCTCGAGGACTACCTGGCGCAGCGCTCCACCGTCGTGCTCTTCGCCGCCGCGGTACTGAACTTCGGCATCGGACAGCTGCTCGACGTGCTCAGCGAGCTCGCTCCGCCGCCGCACGCCCGCCCCGACGCCGACGGCGCCCCGCGACCGCTGGAGGCACCCTTCAGCGCCCAGGTCTTCAAGGTGCAGGCCGGCATGGACCGCAACCACCGCGACCGGCTGGCATTCGCCCGGATCTGCTCCGGCATCTTCCACCGCGGTGACGTGGTGACCCGCGCCGCCACCGGCCGTCAGTTGGCCACCAAGTACGCGTCGGGTGTCTTCGGACGGGAACGTGAGACCATCGAGGAGGCGTGGCCCGGCGACGTGATCGGCTTGGTCAATGCCGGCGACGTGCGCGCCGGGGACAGCCTCTACCTCGAGGAACCCGTCACCTTCCCGGAGATCCCCACCTTCCCGCCGGAGCACTTCCGGCAGGCCAGCGCGATGGACCCGTCGAAGCACAAGCAGTTCCAGCGCGGCATCGAACAGCTGGACCAGGAGGGCGTCATCCAGGTGCTGCGCTCCGAGCGTCGCCCCAGCCAGATGCCGATCCTCGCCGCCGTCGGCCCCATGCAGTTCGAGGTCGTCTCGCACCGCATGGAGCACGAATTCCATGCTCCGATCCGATTGGACCAGCTCCCTCTCGGGCTGGCCATGGGCATCCAGAAGCAGGATGCCCCCGCCGTCGACGCCTATCCGGGCGCCGAGGCAGCCGAGCGCAGCGACGGCACCTGGTTGGCGCTGTTCGCTGACAGTTGGCAGGCCCGCTGGTTCGGCCAGCGCAACCCCGACGTCACGCTCGAATCCCTGACCCACGACCACGCTGGCCCGGCCGGCACCTGA
- a CDS encoding sensor histidine kinase, whose protein sequence is MLPRPEAPLADPAMPTEAVHRGLRMLALGTWLAVLLVGGSRLVASFGHGPWSDAGLALFAAHHLVVLAGLLWWSRSRTVMTVAGVLLVLGWLALLPQWRQLPMGTMWAPGYLGFSWAIWTTMTGPRRRQELLVWLVFVVLGLMDLALLMWRDWPVPGTVVLTGLWFLVPTAPLLLFGLALRRVARHLEWQIVQSEASAREGEERRAQAADRAEAARLLHDHVLHALHAVAHVGDGGVTPRMASRECRAALGELARPRNAEPVSSVRELLVNDSLVRGMCLVPEGETGLLPTDVAEAMAAATHAALVNVRDHARTSAVQLALRRGGSAARVVVRDEGVGFHPGKVPHTRLGVRRSIRERMEDIGGEASVVSAPGQGTEVTLSWPRVREDGPDPAWSAGARRELARLLGRTAWPGMLATLVAMPILGPSTGGWPVVLVALAALLVGWWGTHSFADEPALPGRAVVFLVVSVACWCLTLWLGPESLGMVSQHQLWPLWACVSLLHLAVLCLSPVGGLAAVAGWLVLVMAGLEVLHPALEWRRFTSMWMIPVGDGLMTIAVLVAFQHLVSRQFSERELTELSRRSAARVRKASSLQEFWSAQVTAEAMPLMKAVAEGDGRVSREQIDQALLLEATLRDELLLGPDQPRILTVLNDLRRRGWHINTPSVTPAERKFLDGMAYWTSKIGDPVCFKQELKVTMSGAQAVLVVLEPSEEQVALWRRTAQEMGAELDHDEHFARLRASLPGEASSSFPL, encoded by the coding sequence GTGTTGCCACGCCCCGAAGCGCCGCTGGCAGATCCTGCCATGCCCACGGAGGCCGTGCACCGCGGGCTGCGGATGCTGGCGCTGGGCACCTGGCTGGCTGTTCTCCTGGTCGGTGGTTCCCGGCTGGTTGCCTCCTTCGGCCACGGCCCGTGGTCCGACGCGGGACTGGCCCTGTTTGCAGCCCATCACCTGGTGGTGCTGGCGGGGCTGCTGTGGTGGTCGCGGTCCCGGACCGTGATGACGGTGGCCGGGGTGCTGCTGGTCCTGGGCTGGCTGGCCCTGCTGCCGCAGTGGCGCCAGCTGCCCATGGGGACGATGTGGGCGCCGGGTTACCTCGGCTTCTCGTGGGCCATCTGGACCACCATGACGGGTCCGCGCCGCCGCCAGGAGCTGTTGGTGTGGCTGGTCTTCGTGGTGCTGGGCCTGATGGACCTCGCGCTCCTGATGTGGCGTGACTGGCCGGTGCCGGGCACGGTGGTCCTGACCGGTCTGTGGTTCCTGGTCCCCACGGCACCGCTGTTGCTCTTCGGTCTCGCCCTGCGCCGGGTGGCCCGCCACCTGGAGTGGCAGATCGTGCAGAGTGAGGCCTCCGCCCGGGAGGGGGAGGAGCGACGCGCACAGGCCGCGGACCGGGCCGAGGCCGCCCGGCTGCTGCACGACCACGTCCTGCACGCCCTGCATGCCGTGGCCCATGTGGGCGACGGGGGAGTCACGCCGCGGATGGCCAGCCGGGAGTGCCGCGCCGCCCTGGGGGAGCTCGCGCGTCCCCGCAACGCCGAGCCCGTGTCGTCCGTACGAGAGCTGCTGGTCAACGACTCCCTGGTCCGCGGGATGTGCCTGGTGCCGGAAGGGGAGACCGGTCTGCTGCCCACAGACGTCGCCGAGGCGATGGCCGCGGCGACACACGCCGCGCTGGTCAATGTCCGTGACCATGCCCGCACCAGTGCCGTCCAGCTGGCGCTGCGGCGGGGTGGGTCCGCCGCCCGCGTCGTGGTGCGCGACGAAGGCGTCGGCTTCCATCCGGGCAAGGTCCCTCACACCCGGCTGGGGGTGCGCCGCTCGATCCGTGAGCGGATGGAGGACATCGGTGGCGAGGCGAGTGTGGTGAGTGCGCCGGGGCAGGGCACGGAGGTGACTCTCAGCTGGCCCAGGGTCCGGGAGGACGGGCCGGATCCGGCCTGGTCCGCCGGGGCGCGCCGGGAGCTGGCCCGGCTGCTGGGGCGGACCGCCTGGCCGGGGATGCTGGCGACCCTGGTGGCCATGCCCATTCTTGGGCCCTCTACGGGTGGCTGGCCCGTCGTCCTGGTTGCCCTGGCGGCACTGCTGGTCGGGTGGTGGGGCACCCACTCTTTCGCGGACGAACCCGCCCTGCCCGGCCGGGCCGTGGTCTTCCTGGTCGTGAGCGTGGCCTGCTGGTGCCTGACCCTGTGGCTGGGGCCCGAGAGCCTAGGGATGGTCAGCCAGCACCAGTTGTGGCCCTTGTGGGCGTGCGTCTCCCTGCTGCACCTCGCCGTGCTGTGCCTGTCACCGGTCGGGGGTCTGGCGGCCGTCGCTGGCTGGCTGGTGTTGGTGATGGCCGGGCTCGAGGTGCTCCATCCCGCGCTGGAGTGGCGCCGCTTCACCTCCATGTGGATGATCCCGGTGGGTGATGGTCTGATGACCATCGCCGTACTTGTGGCCTTCCAGCACCTGGTCTCGCGCCAGTTCTCCGAGCGGGAGCTCACCGAACTCAGCCGACGCTCCGCCGCCCGGGTGCGGAAGGCGTCCAGCCTGCAGGAGTTCTGGTCCGCGCAGGTGACGGCGGAGGCCATGCCGCTGATGAAGGCCGTCGCGGAGGGCGACGGGCGGGTCAGCCGGGAGCAGATCGACCAGGCCCTGCTGCTGGAGGCAACCCTGCGCGACGAGCTGCTCCTGGGGCCCGACCAGCCGAGGATCCTGACCGTCCTCAACGACCTGCGACGCCGCGGCTGGCACATCAACACTCCCTCGGTGACACCCGCGGAGCGAAAATTCCTGGACGGGATGGCGTACTGGACGTCGAAGATCGGTGATCCCGTGTGTTTCAAGCAGGAGCTGAAGGTCACGATGTCCGGCGCTCAGGCGGTGCTGGTGGTGCTGGAGCCCAGCGAGGAGCAGGTGGCCCTGTGGCGGCGCACCGCCCAGGAGATGGGTGCCGAGCTGGACCACGACGAGCACTTCGCCCGCCTGCGTGCCAGCCTGCCCGGGGAAGCCAGCAGCTCCTTCCCCCTGTGA